The following proteins are encoded in a genomic region of Glycine max cultivar Williams 82 chromosome 18, Glycine_max_v4.0, whole genome shotgun sequence:
- the LOC100037474 gene encoding aureusidin synthase: MSTPSKLLSLFFVLIVLLMPLVSLLNNDFSIFTIKTISYLVSFSEKPNHYSNFSIIPYKAQNSKQNGHITTNSNGRDKPRLWRKAFIGFKNTHEPSSNISRAISLNVSKCFPVELPSFAITNSHCCPPRPPPSKIIDFKDFASPNATLRVRKPAHMVDEEYIAKLEKGIALMKALPDDDPRNFIQQAKVHCAYCNGAYHLPHPFQNTKLNIHRSWFFFPFHRWYIYFFERILGSLLGDPNFALPFWNWDAVEGMQMPPYFANPNSSLYHKLRNPKHLPPQVVDLNYDPFDFNDDTPSHQQVSYNLAFMYKQMVLASTKELFMGSPFRLGDNPTPGIGSIEAAPHNTVHKWVGAADKPHQEDMGTFYTAARDPVFYPHHTNSDRLWGIWKKLGEGRKDYSDDPDWLDSDFYFYDENANFVRVKVRDCFDTKRLGYVYEDVDLPWLRTPPTSRKSKLLREAKKGSLLSSKPWKFPLVLDSITSIVVKRPKKWRSKEEKEQEEEVLVIEGIEFGSDKYVKFDVHIDDDEDNLSGPDETEFVGSFVNVQHGHGHNVKTSFKVGISKVLESVEAEEDDEVLVSLVPKVGKGDAIIGGIKIEFIPKY; encoded by the coding sequence ATGAGTACTCCTTCTAAGCTTTTATCTTTATTCTTTGTACTCATTGTCTTGCTGATGCCCTTAGTTTCCTTACTCAACAATGATTTCTCTATCTTCACCATTAAAACCATTTCATACCTAGTTTCCTTTAGTGAAAAGCCAAACCATTACTCTAATTTCAGCATTATTCCATACAAAGCCCAAAATAGTAAACAAAATGGCCACATCACCACAAACTCCAATGGAAGAGACAAACCACGTCTTTGGAGGAAAGCCTTCATTGGCTTCAAAAATACTCACGAGCCATCTTCGAATATTTCTCGAGCAATATCCCTTAATGTAAGCAAGTGTTTTCCCGTTGAGTTACCTTCTTTTGCAATAACCAATTCCCATTGTTGTCCACCTAGACCACCTCCTTCTAAGATCATAGATTTCAAAGATTTTGCTTCTCCAAACGCCACGCTTCGAGTAAGAAAACCGGCTCACATGGTAGATGAGGAGTACATAGCAAAACTTGAAAAGGGCATTGCACTCATGAAAGCACTCCCTGATGATGACCCACGTAATTTCATACAACAAGCAAAGGTCCATTGTGCTTATTGTAACGGTGCCTATCACCTACCCCATCCCTTTCAGAACACAAAACTCAACATTCACAGGTCTtggtttttctttcctttccacCGTTGGTACATTTACTTCTTCGAGCGAATCTTGGGAAGCTTGCTCGGTGACCCGAACTTTGCCTTACCGTTTTGGAATTGGGATGCTGTAGAAGGGATGCAAATGCCACCATATTTCGCAAACCCTAACTCGTCGCTCTATCACAAACTCCGAAACCCCAAGCACTTGCCACCGCAAGTGGTTGACCTGAACTATGATCCATTTGACTTTAATGATGATACACCTTCTCATCAACAAGTTTCGTATAATCTAGCCTTCATGTACAAGCAAATGGTGCTAGCAAGTACCAAAGAATTGTTCATGGGAAGCCCTTTTCGACTCGGCGATAACCCTACTCCGGGTATTGGCTCTATAGAGGCTGCTCCTCATAACACGGTTCATAAATGGGTTGGTGCTGCTGATAAGCCACACCAGGAGGACATGGGAACGTTCTACACAGCTGCTAGAGATCCCGTTTTCTATCCGCATCACACGAACTCGGATCGACTGTGGGGGATATGGAAAAAAttgggagaaggaagaaaggacTATAGTGATGATCCAGATTGGTTAGATTCTGATTTTTACTTCTATGATGAGAATGCCAATTTTGTTCGCGTGAAGGTAAGAGATTGCTTTGATACTAAAAGATTGGGGTATGTTTACGAAGATGTTGATCTTCCATGGTTGCGAACGCCACCCACATCGCGAAAAAGCAAGCTACTAAGAGAAGCCAAAAAGGGTTCACTTTTGAGTTCAAAGCCATGGAAATTTCCTTTGGTTTTGGATTCCATAACGAGTATTGTTGTTAAGAGGCCGAAGAAATGGAGGAGCAAGGAGGAGAAAGAACAAGAGGAGGAGGTTTTGGTGATAGAAGGGATTGAGTTTGGAAGTGATAAATATGTCAAGTTTGATGTTCatattgatgatgatgaagacaaTTTGAGTGGTCCGGATGAGACAGAGTTTGTGGGAAGTTTTGTGAATGTGCAGCATGGGCATGGCCATAATGTCAAAACTAGCTTTAAGGTAGGGATATCGAAAGTGCTGGAGAGTGTAGAAGCTGAAGAAGACGATGAGGTGCTGGTTTCTTTGGTACCTAAGGTGGGAAAAGGGGATGCCATAATAGGAGGCATCAAAATTGAGTTTATTCCAAAATACTAG
- the LOC100785410 gene encoding polyphenol oxidase I, chloroplastic, producing MGNPSKLFPFFFAFIVFLMPLVSLSHNDFSTFAIKTVSYLVSFSENPNHNGHITTSSNERDKSRLWRKAFIGLKNTHEPSSNISRAISLNARECFPVELPSDAITSTRCCPPRPSPSNIIDFKDFASPNATLRVRKPAHMVDEEYIAKLEKGIALMKALPDDDPRNFIQQAKVHCAYCNGAYHLRHPFQDTKLNIHRSWFFFPFHRWYLYFFERTLGKLIGDPNFALPFWNWDSVEGMQIPSYFNNPNSSLYHQLRNQNHLPPHVVDLNYNKLDPNDDTPSHQQVSYNLAFMYKQMVLASTKELFMGSPFRLGDNPTPGMGSIEAAPHNTVHTWVGAADKPHHEDMGAFYTAARDPIFYAHHPNSDRLWGLWKTLEGGRKDYSDDPDWLDSEFYFYDENANFVRVKVRDCLDTKKLGYVYEDVDLPWLRTPPTSPKSKLLREANKSPLLSSKPSKFPLVLDSITSTVVKRPKKLRSKEEKEQEEEVLVIEGIEFGSDKYVKFDVHIDDDEDNLSEPDQTEFVGTFVNLFHGQGHNINTSFKVGISKVLECLEAEEDDVVLVTLVPKVGKGDVIIGGIKIEFIPK from the coding sequence ATGGGTAATCCTTCTAAGCTTTTCCCATTTTTCTTTGCATTCATTGTGTTTCTGATGCCCTTAGTTTCCTTATCCCACAATGACTTCTCTACCTTTGCCATAAAAACCGTTTCATACCTAGTTTCCTTTAGTGAAAATCCAAACCATAATGGCCACATCACCACAAGCTCCAATGAAAGAGACAAATCACGTCTTTGGAGGAAAGCCTTCATTGGCTTAAAAAATACTCACGAGCCATCTTCGAATATTTCTCGAGCAATATCCCTTAATGCAAGAGAGTGTTTTCCTGTGGAGTTACCTTCTGATGCAATAACTTCTACCCGTTGTTGTCCACCTAGGCCATCTCCTTCTAATATCATAGATTTCAAAGATTTTGCTTCTCCAAACGCCACGCTTCGAGTAAGAAAACCTGCTCACATGGTAGATGAGGAGTACATAGCAAAACTTGAAAAGGGCATTGCACTCATGAAAGCACTCCCTGATGATGACCCACGTAATTTCATTCAACAAGCAAAGGTCCATTGCGCTTATTGTAACGGTGCCTATCACCTACGCCATCCCTTTCAGGACACAAAACTCAACATTCACAGGTCTTggtttttctttccctttcatCGTTGGTACCTTTACTTCTTTGAGAGAACTTTGGGAAAATTAATTGGTGACCCAAACTTTGCCCTACCCTTTTGGAATTGGGATTCTGTAGAAGGGATGCAAATTCCATCATATTTCAATAACCCCAATTCGTCGCTTTATCACCAACTCCGAAACCAAAACCACTTGCCCCCACACGTGGTTGATCTGAACTACAATAAACTTGATCCTAATGATGATACGCCTTCTCATCAACAAGTTTCGTATAATCTAGCCTTCATGTACAAGCAAATGGTGCTAGCAAGTACCAAAGAATTGTTCATGGGAAGCCCTTTTCGCCTTGGCGATAACCCTACTCCGGGTATGGGCTCTATAGAGGCTGCTCCTCATAACACTGTTCATACATGGGTGGGTGCTGCTGATAAGCCACACCATGAAGACATGGGAGCATTCTACACAGCAGCTAGAGACCCCATTTTCTACGCTCATCACCCGAACTCGGATCGATTGTGGGGGCTATGGAAGACATTGGAAGGAGGAAGAAAGGACTATAGTGATGATCCAGATTGGCTAGATTCTGAGTTTTACTTCTATGATGAGAATGCCAATTTTGTTCGTGTTAAGGTAAGAGATTGCCTTGATACTAAAAAATTAGGGTATGTTTACGAAGATGTTGATCTTCCATGGCTGCGAACGCCACCCACATCGCCGAAAAGCAAGCTACTGAGAGAAGCGAACAAGAGTCCACTTTTGAGTTCAAAGCCAAGCAAATTTCCTTTGGTTTTGGATTCCATAACGAGTACCGTTGTTAAGAGGCCGAAGAAATTGAGAAGcaaggaagagaaagaacaagagGAGGAGGTTTTGGTGATAGAAGGGATTGAGTTTGGAAGTGATAAATATGTTAAGTTTGATGTTCatattgatgatgatgaagataatTTGAGTGAACCGGATCAGACAGAGTTTGTGGGaacttttgttaatttgttccaTGGACAAGGCCATAATATCAACACTAGTTTTAAGGTAGGGATATCGAAAGTGCTGGAGTGTTTAGAAGCTGAAGAAGATGATGTTGTGCTGGTTACTTTGGTGCCTAAGGTTGGGAAAGGAGATGTCATCATAGGAGGCATCAAAATTGAGTTTATTCCAAAGTAG